The Streptomyces fungicidicus nucleotide sequence GGGTCCCCGGCGCCGTACCCCACAAACACCCTTTTCGCCGTCATGGGCGCGTCCGGACTCGACTCCCCCGTCCGGCACAGGAGTTGCCGTACGAATTCGGCGTGCTCGCCCAGCACACCCGCACCACGCGGCCCTCTCAGTCCCGCAGGACGAACTCGGCCCACACCTGCTTTCCCCCGCTGACCGGGAGGGTCCCCCAGGCCGCCGACACCGCCTCGACGAGCAGGATGCCCCGGCCCCCGGTGGCCCCCCAGCCGATACTGGTCGGCTTCGCGGGGGTGCGGGGCGAGGCGTCGGCGACCGCGAGCCTCAGCCGGTCGTTGACCAGGGTGATGTCGAGACGGACCTGTCCCTCGGTGTGCACCAGGGCGTTGGTGACCAGTTCGGAGACGACGAGCAGGGCGGCGTCCATGTCGGCGGTCACGCCCCAGGAGCGCAGGGTGCGCCGGGTGAAGCGGCGGGCGTGCCCGACCGCCTGGGGCACCCGCCACACCGTCCAGCTCTCCCGCAGCGGGCGCGAGGCCATGCCGTCGTAGCGCATCAGCAGCAGGGCCACGTCGTCGCTGCGCGGCGCCTTGCCCAGGAGGGCGTCCGCGACGGGCCCGAGCGGGGTGGGGTCGGCGGCGGACAGCTGCCCCGCGAAACGCTCCAGGCCCTCGTCGATGTCGGACTCCGGAGACTCGACCAGGCCGTCCGTGGTGAGCGCGACCAGCGTGCCGCGCCGCAGCCCGAGCGGGCTCATCGGGAAGTCGCTCTGCCGCACCACGCCGAGCGGCGGGCCGCCCTCGGCCTCGGCGATCTCGGTGCTCCCGTCCGGGTGGCGCAGCACCGGCGGCAGATGACCTGCGCGGACGCACCAGGCGGAGCCCTGCTCCAGGTCGACGTCGACGTAGCAGCAGGTGGCGAAGAGATCGGTCTCCATGTCCATGAGGAGCCGGTTGGCGTGGGAGACCACGACGTCCGGAGGATGCCCCTCGACGGCGTAGGCCCGCAGCGCGGTGCGCAGCTGGCCCATGAGAGTGGCGGCGCCGGCGCTGTGGCCCTGGACGTCGCCGATGACGAGGGCGACGTGGTTGTCCGGCAGCGGGATCACGTCGTACCAGTCGCCGCCGAGCTCCAGACCGGCGGTACTGGGCAGATAGCGGGCCACGGCGATCGCGCCGGGCAGCCTCGGCAGTCGCCGGGGCAGCAGCTGGCGCTGGAGCATCCCCACCAGTTCGTGCTCGGCGTCGAAGGCGCGGGCCCGCATCAGGGCCTGTCCGGCGAGACCGGCGGCGGCGGTGAGCAGGGCGCGCTCGTCGGGCCCGAAGTCGTGCGGGGTGTCCCAGCCGATCAGACAGGCGCCGACCATGCGGTTCCCGGCAGGCAGCGGCAGCACGGCAAGGCCGCCGGGGCCCACCTCGGCGAGGGCGGTCTCCAGCGGGGAGCCGGCCGGCCAGATGGCGGCGCGTCCCTCGCGCAGGGCGGCGGCGAGGGTGGGCATGGTGCGCACCGGCGCGTCGGGCCACTCGGTGCGCCACTCCGCGCGCCACAGCTCCGGCCAGTCCTCCGGCTCGGGCGGGTCGAGGACGGTGACGACGAGCCGTTCGCCCTCCAGCTCGGCGAGCGCGATCCGGTCGGCCCGCAGCGGCCTGCGCAGCGCGGCGACCACCGCCTTTCCCACGTCGCGGACGGTGACCGCGGTGGCGAGCGCGGCGGCGAGGCGCTGCACACGGGCCACGTCCGTGATGTCGGAGCGCAGGGTGGAGGCGTCGACGACGGAGCCGACGAGCCGGGCGGGGCGGCCCTCGCCGCCGGGCACCAGCCGGCCGCGCAGCCGGAGCCACCTGGGCGGGCCGGCGGGACGCAGCACCCGGAACTCCAGTTCGCGGTCGCCGATCGTCATGTGGTCCGCTTCGACGACGGACATCAGCGAGGGCAGGTCCTCCGGCACCGTCAGGCTCAGCAGGCTCTCCACCCGTCCGTCGAAGTCGTCGGGGCCGAGGCCGAAGAGTTCCAGGAGGCCGTCGCCGACCCGGACCCGGCCGGTGTCCATGGCGAGGCTGAAACCGCCGGGCGGCGGCTCGCCGCCGTCGGCGGCCGCGGGCGGCGCGGGAACGGCGAGGGCGTCGGCGACCAGGCCGAGACAGGCGCGGTCCTCGGGGTCGAACCCGAGGGGGCTCTCACTGATCGCGAGCAGACAGCCGCCGCCGTCGCCCCGAACGGGCAGGGCCGCGAGGAAGAAGTCGCTGCTGGGCACGCGCCGGGACTGGGGCTGTGCGGCGAGGTCCTGCGGGCCGAGCCACACCGGCCGGCCGCGGTGGGCCTCGGCCACCGGGGCGCGCCCGGCGACGGGATAGCTGTCCCGCACCCCGCACAGGGTCCTCGGCAGGCCGGCGGACTCCGCCAGATACAGCAGCTCGCCGTCCGCACCGGGCCGGTACAGGGCGGCGAACGCGGCGCCGGCGAAGACGAGGGCCTGCTCGAGGACCCGGCGGACCCGTTCGGGTGAGTCCTGGTCGGCCGCGATGGTCCTCAGGGCGCCTTCCGCACGCGGCGTTCTCGTGCTGCGTCCCGCAGCGCCCTCACTGACCACGTTGGCCATTACAGCGCTTATGGGATATCCGCGCAGCCCCTGTGCGCGTTCGGCTGCTACCGGCGTGCGCGGGGGCGCGGGAAGTGTCCGGGTCCCGGAGGCCGGGGCGCGGCCGTGCGGGGAGGTGGTCGGCGCGCCCGAGCCGCTCGCGTCCGCGCTGGTGGAGGGTGGCCGGTGCCGGAGGCGCGAGGCAGCGGGCGGGTCCCGCCCGCTCGGTGCGCGAGCGGCGGCCGGCCCGGGTGAGCGACGAGGACGAGACGTCCCGCCGCTCTCCACGGATCACCGTGGCCCTGCCTCCGACGACGGGTCCCGAAGCGCGCGGCACACCCTTCATGACCCGGCCGGGGGTGCCCGCCGTAGCCGTCCGACCGGGAGGACGCTCATCCGACCGCCGGTGGCCACCGCGGCCGACTGCACGACACCGCCGAGCGGCCGGTCCGCCACCGGACGACCGACACGCCCCACCCAACGCGGCAGCCCGCCGAACGGAAGCCCGGCCCCGCCAGATGTGGGGTGGCGGGGCCGGGCCGGGGGTTCGCCCGGGCCGGCGGGGGTCAGTGGCTCCTGCGGGAGTGGTTCTGGGCGCCCTGGCCCGACGCGTCGCCGGCACCCGCGCCGGCCTCCTCACCCGCGCCGGCGTCCTGGCCCGCACCGGCCTCCTCGCCGCCCGCCTGGTCGCCGGCACCGGCATCGCCCGCGCCGCCCGCCTGGTCGCCGGCGCCGGCGCCGTCCGCGCCGAGGGTCGCGCCGACCGCTTCCAGGGCCGTGGTGACCGGCTGGAAGAACGTCTCGCCGCCCGAGGTGCAGTCGCCGCTGCCGCCCGAGGTCAGGCCGATGGCGAGGCCGTCCCGGGTGAACATGGAGCCGCCGCTGTCGCCGGGCTCGGCGCAGACGTTCGTCTGGATGAGGCCGGTGACCGTGCCCTCCGGGTAGTTCACCGTGGCGTCCAGGCCGAGCACCTGCCCGTCGGCGAGCCCGGTGGTGCTGCCCATCCGGAACACCTCCTGACCGACGGTCGCCTCCGCGGCCCCGGAGATCGGGAGGGTCTGGTCACCGAGGTTCACCTCACTCGGCGCCTGGGTCGCGGGGTCGTCGTACGTGACGAGCGCGAAGTCGCCCGCGCCGGGGAAGACCGCCTGGTCGACCGTGGCGATCGGCTGCCCGCCCTGCGCGTCGGACCACTGGTCGGCCGCGACACCGCAGTGACCGGCCGTCAGGAACGCCGGGGAGCCGTCGCCCGCGGTGACGTTGAAGCCGAGCGAGCAGCGCGCTCCGCCGGAGAAGATGGCGTCGCCGCCGGACGCGAACGTCCGGAAGGTGCCCGCGGACTTCTTGACGGTCGCCATGCCCGGGCCGAGGCTCCGCACGGTGGACTCCAGCCTGTTCCACCTGTCGCCGGTGACCGTGCTGTCCGCGGTGACGAGGATCCTGTTGGTGCGCGGGTCGACGGCCCACGAGGTGCCCGGGATGGTCGCCTCCGACTTCAGCGTCCGCGCCCCCGCCGCCAGCTCCGTCAGGCTGTTGTCGACCTCGCGGACGGCCGCGCCCGCCTTCTCGGCCTGCACGATCACGTTGTTGTCGTCGCCCGGTACGACGTTGACGACGAGCTGCTTGTTCTCACCGTCGTAGTAGGAGCCGGCGAACGCGTCGCCGAGGAGCCCGGCGAGTCGCGAGGCGAGATCCGAGGCGTCGGCCGCCTTGAGGGTCCTCGGCGCCGCCGCGGCGTCGTCCGGCGCGCCGTCCTGGGAGGCGTTGGCGTTGGGGAGCAGGATCGCGGCGGCGCCGAGCGCCACCACGCCGCCCACCGCTATCGCGGCCTTGCGCTTCGGAATTCGCTTGTGACTCAACCTTCTCGACCTCCTGGGGGTGACCGGAGCCGGGCCGCCGTGCGGCGGCGGTGGGGGGCGCCTGGACGGCTGTTGGTACGCACGTGCCGCGGGGGGCGTTCAATCCCCCGTCACACCTCACCCGGTGCGACCGGACGTGAGCAATCGGTCACGTCCAAAGAGCGGAATCCTGGCTTCAGCGAATCTGCACAGCCCGTGCCCAACCCGGTCACCGCGGCCGGCGTCCGTCCACAAGCCCCGGGGCGGGAGTACGTGTTTGGAACCGGTGTGCCGGATTCCGGCCGGCGGGGCGCAAGTGGTCCGACGAGCCGATGCGGTGGGGCATGTGAAGAAGTCGCCGCCGAGCCGTGCCCGCGTCTGCACGCTTGGACCCCCACGGGTCACAAGTTGCCTGGTGAGACGTTTGATTGATTGGAAGCCCGGACCCGGCGCGTGCTTTGATCCATCGCACCGCAGGGCCGTTCCGGGTTCCCGGCGACGGGTGTTCGGCGCCCGCGGTCGCGGCCTTGTCTGTCCCCAGAGGGGGCCGCTCCCCCTTGTGAGATATCCATACGAAGGGAAGTTCCATCATGAACTCCACCCCCCAGGTTGAGACCGTCGAGATCGCCGACGCCGACCTCGACAACGTCTCCGGCGGCCTGTCCGTGAACGCCGTGAACACCCTCACGGGTGCGGTGGACGGTATCGCCCCGGTCTCCGGCCTGGTCGACACGGTCGTCGGCACCGTCGAGGGCGCCACCGGCCTGAACACCGCGCCGGTCACCAACCTGGTCGCCGGTCTCTGATCGCGCCCCTGTGCCGCTGAGTCCCGGAGCCGCCCCCCGGCTCCGGGACTCAGCGGTGCGTCCACGCCCCCGCATCACGTCCGTCACGTCGCCCGGTTCACGCAGGTGAGGGAAGAGTCGTGCAGTTCCGCCAACAGGCCCTCGCCAAGCTCCAGTCACCGGAGGAGCTCGACCTGCCGGTGCGCTTCGCGCGTCCGCAGGGCTGGCTGGTGCTCTCCGTGACGGTGGTCGCGATGGCGGCCGCCTCGGTATGGGCACTGACCGGCTCGGTGTCCTCCACGGTCGGCGCGCCCGCCGTCCTCACGCACGGGCAGGGCAGTTACGTCCTGCAGAGCCCCGTCGCCGGCCAGGTCACCGCCGTCGTCGCGAAGGAGGGCGAGCGGCTTCCGGCCGGCTCCCCCGTCCTGAAGGTGCGCACCGAGCGGGGAGACACGGTCGTACGCTCCCTCGACGCGGGCCGGATCACCGCGCTCGCCGCCACCGTCGGCCAGATCATCTCCACCGGCGCGGACGTCGCCGCCGTGGAGAAGGTCTCCCGCGAGAAGGCCCCGCTGTACGCGACGGTGTACGTCCCGGCGGGGGACGCCGCCGGCATCCCCGCGCACGCCCCCGTCGACCTGACCGTGCAGTCCGTGCCGAGTCAGGAGTACGGCGTGCTGCGCGGCGAGGTGAAGTCGGTGGACCGCTCGGCGCAGTCGGCCCAGCAGATCGCCGCGTTCCTCGGGGACAGCAGGCTCGCCGAGCAGTTCACCGGGAAGGGCAGGCCGGTGGCGGTCACGGTCGAGCTGAAGAAGTCGTCCGGCACCGAGAGCGGATACGCGTGGTCGTCCGCGGACGGCCCGCCGTTCGCACTGACCTCGATGACCCTGGCCACGGGTTCGATCCGGCTGGCCGACCGGCGTCCCGTCGACTGGCTGCTGCCGTGACCACCGCTCAGGAGACCCGCGGCCGGCGCCGTGCCGCCCCGCCCGGGCGCGCCGTTCCCAAGGCCCGTGCGAAGACCGTCCGTACGCCCACCGTGCTCCAGATGGAGGCCGTGGAGTGCGGCGCCGCCTCCCTGGCGATGGTGCTCGGCCACTACGGCCGGCATGTCCCGCTGGAGGAGCTGCGCATCGCCTGCGGCGTCTCGCGGGACGGCTCACGCGCCAGCAACCTGCTGAAGGCGGCCCGGAGTTACGGGCTGACCGCCAAGGGCATGCAGATGGATCTGGCCGCCCTCGCCGAAGTGACGGCGCCGGCCATCCTGTTCTGGGAGTTCAACCACTACGTCGTCTACGACGGCATGGGCCGCCGCTTCGGCCGCCGCGGGGTGTACATCAACGACCCCGGCAAGGGTCGGCGGTTCGTCCCGCTGGAGGAGTTCGACGGCAGCTTCACCGGTGTGGTGCTGGTGATGGAGCCCGGCGAGGACTTCACACGGGGCGGCCGCAGGCCGGGCGTGCTCGGCACGATGCCGGCCCGGCTGCGCGGCACGGCGGGCACCATGCCCGCGGTGGTGCTGTCGAGCCTGCTCCTGGTGGCGGTGGGCGCGGCGGTGCCGGGGCTCAGCCGCACCTTCATCGACGAGTTCCTGATCGGCGGCCACACCTCCATGCTGGGGGTGCTGTTCACGTCGATGGGCGCCTGTGTGCTGCTCACCCTGGTGCTGACCTGGCTCCAGCAGGGCAACTTGCTGCGCGGCCGGCTGATCTCCTCCACGCTGTCCAGCGCCCGTTTCCTGCGCCATCTGCTGCGGCTGCCGGTGACGTTCTTCGCCCAGCGCAGCCCGGCCGACCTGGTGCAGCGGCTGCAGTCCAACGACGCGGTGGCCGAGACCCTGGCCCGCGATCTGTCGGCGGCGGGCGTGGACGCGGTGGTGGTCGTGCTGTACGCGGTGCTGCTGTACACGTACGACCCGCAGCTCACCTTCGTGGGCATCGGTGTGGCGCTGCTGAACATCGTGGCGATGCGGATCGTCATCCGGCTGCGCGCGACCCGCACCGCGAAGCTGCGCGCGGACAACGCCCGGCTCACCAACACCGCCTACACCGGACTGCAGTTGATCGAGACGCTGAAGGCGACCGGCGGGGAGGACGGCTACTTCCGCAAGTGGGCGGGGCAGCACGCGACCACGCTGGAGGAGCAGCAGCGGCTCGGTGTGCCGAGCGCCTGGCTGGGCATCGTCGCGCCGACGCTCGCCACCCTCAACAGCGCGCTGATCCTGTGGATCGGCGGCCTGCGGGCGGTCGAGGGGCACATCTCGGTCGGACTGCTGGTCGCCTTCCAGGCGCTGGTCGCCCGCTTCACCGCCCCGCTGACCCGGCTCAACGGCGTCGCGGGCCGGATCCAGGACTTCGCCGCGGACGTGGCCCGGCTGAAGGACGTGGAGAACTTCCGGGCCGACCCGCTCTACGGCCGTCCCGGCGGCGTGGAGTCGACGCGCCGGCTGCACGGCCATGTCGAGCTGCAGAACATCGGCTTCGGCTACAGCCCGCTGGACAAGCCGCTGCTGACCGGCTTCGACCTGACGGTGGGCCCCGGACAGCAGGTGGCGCTGGTCGGCGGCTCGGGCAGCGGCAAGTCCACGGTGTCGCGGCTGATCTCGGGCCTGTACGCGCCGTGGGAGGGCGTCATCCGGATCGACGGCCGGCGCATCGAGGACATTCCGCGAGGCGCGCTGGCGGCGTCCGTCTCCTTCGTCGACCAGGAGGTGTTCCTGTTCGAGGGCACCGTCCGGGACAACGTGGCGCTGTGGGATCCCTCGGTCCCGGACGAGGCCGTGGTGGAGGCGCTCAAGGACGCGGCGCTGTACGACGTGATCCTGCGCCGTCCGGGTGGCATCCACAGCCCGGTGGAGCAGGACGGCCGGAACTTCTCCGGCGGCCAGCGCCAGCGTCTGGAGATCGCGCGGGCACTGGTGCGCCGGCCGAGCATCCTGGTGCTGGACGAGGTGACCAGCGCGCTCGACGCGGAGACCGAGCTGCTGGTGATGGACAGCCTGCGCCGGCGCGGGTGCGCCTGTGTGGTGATCGCGCACCGGCTGAGCACGGTGCGCGACAGCGACGAGATCGTCGTCCTGGACCACGGCACGGTCGTGGAGCGCGGGCGGCACGAGGAACTGGTGGCGCGCGGCGGCGCGTACGCGGCGCTGGTCAGGGAGCGATGAGATGACGACCGTGCACGAGGGGCAGGGCGGCGACCTCGTCCTGGGCGCGCTCGGCTCGCTGGGCACGCCCATCGACTGCTCCGGGTTCGGCCGGCTGGACCTCGAGGGGCCGCAGGTGCTGTGGCTGATCGCGTCCGGCGCCGTGGACCTGTTCGCGGTGGACGCCGGACAGCAGGGGCACTGGCACCATCTGGGCCGGCTGGAGGCCGGCTCGCTGGTGCTGGGCCCGGTGGCCGGTCCGGCGCACACGCTGGTGGCGCGTCCGCTGCGGGACTGCGTGGTGCACCGCATCGGGCTGCGCGAGCTGTACCAGCCGGCGAGCACCCAGACCTGGTCGTACGACGAGTACGGCAACGCGCAGTACGTGCCGCCCACGACGAGCCCGCTGGAGTACGCCCTGGCGCTCGGCGTGGGCCGCGGTCTCGCGGTGCTGTTCCAGGCGCCGATGGCCACGGAGCGGGCCGTCGCGCCCAGCGACGACGACGTGTTCTGGATGCAGGTGCCGCCGGGCAGCGCCCAGTACGGCTCGCTGTACGGCGCGGAGGCGGCGGCCGACCTGCTGATGGATCCGGCGCTGTGGCAGAGCATGGTCGACCAGCAGTACCGGCTGATGACGACGCTGGACCGGTGGATCGAACAGCTGGAGCACACCCACGAGACACGCACCGCGGAGGGCATCGCGGCCGGTGAGGCGGTGCGGGCGCAGGCCGACCGGACGCTGCTCGCCGCCATCGGCAAGCGGTCGGGACAGCGCACCACGGCGGCGGACGCGGACGCCACCTACGCGGCCTGCCGGCTGGTCGCGCGGGCGGCCGGGATCACGCTGGCCGCGCCCGCCCGGTCCGGCACCGGCGGGGACCGCCTCGATCCGGTCGAGCAGATCGCGCTGGCCTCCCGCGTCCGCACCCGCGTGGTACGGCTGGACGGCCGCTGGTGGCGGGACGACGTGGGTCCGCTGGTGGGTCACCGCGCCCTGTCGGGGGCGCCCGTGGCGCTGCTGTGGCGGCGCGGCGGCTATGTGTCGGTGCATCCGGCGACCGGCCGTGAGACACCGGTCGAGAAGGCGAACGCCGGGGAGTTCGAGCCCCGCGCGATGATGTTCTACCGTCCGCTGCCCGAGCGGCGGCTGGGCCCGCTCGGGCTGATGCGGTTCTGCATGTCGGGGACGCGCGGCGATCTGACCGGTCTGCTGCTGAGCGGTCTGGTGACGGTGGTGATCGGGGCCCTGGTGCCCCTCGCCACCGGAAAGGTGCTCGGCGAGTTCGTGCCGAAGGCGCAGACCGGGCTGATCGTGCAGGTGTGTCTCGCGGTGATCCTGAGCAGCGTGGTGGCCGCCGCCTTCATGCTGCTGCAGAACCTCACCCTGCTGCGTCTGGAGGGCCGGGTGGAGGCCACGCTCCAGCCGGCGGTGTGGGACAGACTGCTGCGGCTGCCGACCAGGTTCTTCACCGAGCGTTCCACGGGCGAGCTGGCCAGTGCGGCCATGGGCATCAGCGCGATCCGCCGCATGCTGGCCGGCGTGGGTCCCACGGTGGCGCAGTCGGTCACCGTGGGCGCGATGAACCTGGGACTGCTGCTGTGGTTCAGCGTGCCGATGGCGCTGGCCGCGGTCGGGATGCTGGTCGTCATCGCGGGGGTGTTCCTGGGGCTCGGACTGTGGCAGGTGCGCTGGCAGCGGCGCCTGGTGGTGCTCACCAACAAGCTGAACAACCAGGCGTTCCAGACGCTGCGCGGGCTGCCGAAGCTGCGGGTGGCGGCGGCGGAGAACTACGCGTACGCCGCGTGGGCGTCGGAGTTCGCCCGCAGCCGTGAGCTCCAGCAGCGGGCCGGCCGGATCAAGAACCTGACGGCGGTTCTGGGGGCGGTCTACCTGCCGCTGTGCACCCTGGCGATGTTCATGCTGCTGGCCGGGCCGGCGCGGGGCTCGATGACGGCGGCGGAGTTCCTCACCTTCAACACGTCCGTGACGATGGTGCTGACCTCCGTCACCCAGCTGACCGGCGCGTTCGTCTCGGGCGTGGCCGCGCTGCCGCTGTTCGAGCAGATCAGGCCGGTGCTGGACGCCACGCCCGAGGTACGCACGGCGAGCACCCGGCCGGGCCCGCTGACCGGGGCGGTCGAGGCGCGGCGGCTGACCTTCCGCTACTCCGACGACGGCCCGCTGGTCCTGGACGACGTGTCCTTCGAGGCGCGGCCGGGCGAGTTCGTGGCGGTGGTCGGCCCGAGCGGCTGCGGCAAGTCCACGCTGCTGCGGCTGCTCATCGGCTTCGACCGGCCGGTCTCCGGCAGCGTGCTGTACGACGGCCAGGACCTGGCCGCGCTGGACCAGTCGGCCGTGCGCCGCCAGTGCGGTGTGGTGCTCCAGCACGCGCAGCCCTTCACCGGGTCGCTCCTGGACGTCATCTGCGGGAGCGAGCCGTACACGCCGGAGGAGGCGATGGCGGCGGCGGAGATGGCGGGACTGGCCGAGGACATCCGGCGGATGCCGATGGGGCTGCACACCCTGGTGTCCGGCAGCGGCGCGGTCTCCGGAGGGCAGCGGCAGCGGCTGATGATCGCCCAGGCGCTGATCCGGCGGCCGCGGATCCTCTTCTTCGACGAGGCGACCAGCGCCCTGGACAACGAGACGCAGCGCACGGTCATGGAGAGCACCAAGGCCCTGGAGGCGACCCGGATCGTCATCGCGCACCGGTTGTCGACGGTGCTGGACGCGGACCGGGTCGTGGTGATGGAGAGCGGCAAGGTGGTCCAGCAGGGCCCGCCGGCGCAGCTCCTCGCCGACACCGGCGGGCGGCTGCACGAGCTGGTGCGGCGGCAGATGGCGTGAGCGGTCAGGCGTCCGTGCCCGGAACCGGCGCGCCGGAGGGCACACCGGACGCGACGTAGGCCGCGTACAGCTCCCGCCACTGCGCCCGCGCGCCCGGGCGCGGTCCCCCGGACCGCTCGCCGCGTGCCCGGGCGTCCAGCGCGGCGAGGCACACGTCCCAGCCGGCGGCGCTGCGGGCGGCGGTGTCCTCGGCGCCGAGGACGTGGGTGAGGGTGAGGCGGGTGCGCTCGTTCGCCGCTTCCCCGAGGTCGAAGCGGAGTTCGTCGTCGCCCCAGGTGAAGGCGAGACGGCGGGGCGCGTCGACGGCGAGGACCCGGCCGGTGGAGTCCTCCAGGGCGGGGTCGCCGCTGAAGGCGACGGTGCCGCCGGGGCGCGGGTCGATCTCGGCGCGTGAGGGGAACCAGCCGGCCAGCTCGTCCGGATCGGTGACGAACCGCCAGACGCGGTCGGCGGGGTGGTCGTACGCACGG carries:
- a CDS encoding SpoIIE family protein phosphatase, which encodes MANVVSEGAAGRSTRTPRAEGALRTIAADQDSPERVRRVLEQALVFAGAAFAALYRPGADGELLYLAESAGLPRTLCGVRDSYPVAGRAPVAEAHRGRPVWLGPQDLAAQPQSRRVPSSDFFLAALPVRGDGGGCLLAISESPLGFDPEDRACLGLVADALAVPAPPAAADGGEPPPGGFSLAMDTGRVRVGDGLLELFGLGPDDFDGRVESLLSLTVPEDLPSLMSVVEADHMTIGDRELEFRVLRPAGPPRWLRLRGRLVPGGEGRPARLVGSVVDASTLRSDITDVARVQRLAAALATAVTVRDVGKAVVAALRRPLRADRIALAELEGERLVVTVLDPPEPEDWPELWRAEWRTEWPDAPVRTMPTLAAALREGRAAIWPAGSPLETALAEVGPGGLAVLPLPAGNRMVGACLIGWDTPHDFGPDERALLTAAAGLAGQALMRARAFDAEHELVGMLQRQLLPRRLPRLPGAIAVARYLPSTAGLELGGDWYDVIPLPDNHVALVIGDVQGHSAGAATLMGQLRTALRAYAVEGHPPDVVVSHANRLLMDMETDLFATCCYVDVDLEQGSAWCVRAGHLPPVLRHPDGSTEIAEAEGGPPLGVVRQSDFPMSPLGLRRGTLVALTTDGLVESPESDIDEGLERFAGQLSAADPTPLGPVADALLGKAPRSDDVALLLMRYDGMASRPLRESWTVWRVPQAVGHARRFTRRTLRSWGVTADMDAALLVVSELVTNALVHTEGQVRLDITLVNDRLRLAVADASPRTPAKPTSIGWGATGGRGILLVEAVSAAWGTLPVSGGKQVWAEFVLRD
- a CDS encoding S1 family peptidase, giving the protein MSHKRIPKRKAAIAVGGVVALGAAAILLPNANASQDGAPDDAAAAPRTLKAADASDLASRLAGLLGDAFAGSYYDGENKQLVVNVVPGDDNNVIVQAEKAGAAVREVDNSLTELAAGARTLKSEATIPGTSWAVDPRTNRILVTADSTVTGDRWNRLESTVRSLGPGMATVKKSAGTFRTFASGGDAIFSGGARCSLGFNVTAGDGSPAFLTAGHCGVAADQWSDAQGGQPIATVDQAVFPGAGDFALVTYDDPATQAPSEVNLGDQTLPISGAAEATVGQEVFRMGSTTGLADGQVLGLDATVNYPEGTVTGLIQTNVCAEPGDSGGSMFTRDGLAIGLTSGGSGDCTSGGETFFQPVTTALEAVGATLGADGAGAGDQAGGAGDAGAGDQAGGEEAGAGQDAGAGEEAGAGAGDASGQGAQNHSRRSH
- a CDS encoding HlyD family efflux transporter periplasmic adaptor subunit, giving the protein MQFRQQALAKLQSPEELDLPVRFARPQGWLVLSVTVVAMAAASVWALTGSVSSTVGAPAVLTHGQGSYVLQSPVAGQVTAVVAKEGERLPAGSPVLKVRTERGDTVVRSLDAGRITALAATVGQIISTGADVAAVEKVSREKAPLYATVYVPAGDAAGIPAHAPVDLTVQSVPSQEYGVLRGEVKSVDRSAQSAQQIAAFLGDSRLAEQFTGKGRPVAVTVELKKSSGTESGYAWSSADGPPFALTSMTLATGSIRLADRRPVDWLLP
- a CDS encoding NHLP family bacteriocin export ABC transporter peptidase/permease/ATPase subunit, which encodes MTTAQETRGRRRAAPPGRAVPKARAKTVRTPTVLQMEAVECGAASLAMVLGHYGRHVPLEELRIACGVSRDGSRASNLLKAARSYGLTAKGMQMDLAALAEVTAPAILFWEFNHYVVYDGMGRRFGRRGVYINDPGKGRRFVPLEEFDGSFTGVVLVMEPGEDFTRGGRRPGVLGTMPARLRGTAGTMPAVVLSSLLLVAVGAAVPGLSRTFIDEFLIGGHTSMLGVLFTSMGACVLLTLVLTWLQQGNLLRGRLISSTLSSARFLRHLLRLPVTFFAQRSPADLVQRLQSNDAVAETLARDLSAAGVDAVVVVLYAVLLYTYDPQLTFVGIGVALLNIVAMRIVIRLRATRTAKLRADNARLTNTAYTGLQLIETLKATGGEDGYFRKWAGQHATTLEEQQRLGVPSAWLGIVAPTLATLNSALILWIGGLRAVEGHISVGLLVAFQALVARFTAPLTRLNGVAGRIQDFAADVARLKDVENFRADPLYGRPGGVESTRRLHGHVELQNIGFGYSPLDKPLLTGFDLTVGPGQQVALVGGSGSGKSTVSRLISGLYAPWEGVIRIDGRRIEDIPRGALAASVSFVDQEVFLFEGTVRDNVALWDPSVPDEAVVEALKDAALYDVILRRPGGIHSPVEQDGRNFSGGQRQRLEIARALVRRPSILVLDEVTSALDAETELLVMDSLRRRGCACVVIAHRLSTVRDSDEIVVLDHGTVVERGRHEELVARGGAYAALVRER
- a CDS encoding NHLP bacteriocin export ABC transporter permease/ATPase subunit, which gives rise to MTTVHEGQGGDLVLGALGSLGTPIDCSGFGRLDLEGPQVLWLIASGAVDLFAVDAGQQGHWHHLGRLEAGSLVLGPVAGPAHTLVARPLRDCVVHRIGLRELYQPASTQTWSYDEYGNAQYVPPTTSPLEYALALGVGRGLAVLFQAPMATERAVAPSDDDVFWMQVPPGSAQYGSLYGAEAAADLLMDPALWQSMVDQQYRLMTTLDRWIEQLEHTHETRTAEGIAAGEAVRAQADRTLLAAIGKRSGQRTTAADADATYAACRLVARAAGITLAAPARSGTGGDRLDPVEQIALASRVRTRVVRLDGRWWRDDVGPLVGHRALSGAPVALLWRRGGYVSVHPATGRETPVEKANAGEFEPRAMMFYRPLPERRLGPLGLMRFCMSGTRGDLTGLLLSGLVTVVIGALVPLATGKVLGEFVPKAQTGLIVQVCLAVILSSVVAAAFMLLQNLTLLRLEGRVEATLQPAVWDRLLRLPTRFFTERSTGELASAAMGISAIRRMLAGVGPTVAQSVTVGAMNLGLLLWFSVPMALAAVGMLVVIAGVFLGLGLWQVRWQRRLVVLTNKLNNQAFQTLRGLPKLRVAAAENYAYAAWASEFARSRELQQRAGRIKNLTAVLGAVYLPLCTLAMFMLLAGPARGSMTAAEFLTFNTSVTMVLTSVTQLTGAFVSGVAALPLFEQIRPVLDATPEVRTASTRPGPLTGAVEARRLTFRYSDDGPLVLDDVSFEARPGEFVAVVGPSGCGKSTLLRLLIGFDRPVSGSVLYDGQDLAALDQSAVRRQCGVVLQHAQPFTGSLLDVICGSEPYTPEEAMAAAEMAGLAEDIRRMPMGLHTLVSGSGAVSGGQRQRLMIAQALIRRPRILFFDEATSALDNETQRTVMESTKALEATRIVIAHRLSTVLDADRVVVMESGKVVQQGPPAQLLADTGGRLHELVRRQMA
- a CDS encoding SRPBCC family protein, giving the protein MAAEPTGTFLTLDDGRPAVRFTRAYDHPADRVWRFVTDPDELAGWFPSRAEIDPRPGGTVAFSGDPALEDSTGRVLAVDAPRRLAFTWGDDELRFDLGEAANERTRLTLTHVLGAEDTAARSAAGWDVCLAALDARARGERSGGPRPGARAQWRELYAAYVASGVPSGAPVPGTDA